Below is a window of Plasmodium sp. gorilla clade G2 genome assembly, chromosome: 14 DNA.
AATCTAATTTAGGttcattatgattatttttaatttttacctttataacaataatatatgtatcatttgtatttaataatacatgtttaaaaaatatattctttttttttttctttgataatataacctttcttttataatttgttaAGATAAAATCCAtatcaaaattattacatgtcataatttttttttttgatttttctatttttataatttttgtttctatatattcatatagatgataattttttaattgtatGAATATACTACCATATgtgtattcatttttattttttagaatTATCTTTTTAACAATTTGAATTATATTCTTACAACATAAATTATCATGAATATTCTTATTCTTCTGATCATACGAATTTAATCTTTGTACATCtgacatatttattatatttttattatcaacatGTGATGTATTCGTATTCATAAAATTACTCCTATTACTATCATCTgtgttcataatatttttacatatatcttTTTGTGATACTGTAAATGTATGTGtaaatgtattatttgaACAACAAGATGGTATCTCAAAAATATCTGTgactatttctttttttctatttttttttgaattatcaTAATTGTTATAGCATATATTATGATCCTCTTTAGGATATgctacatttatataaatattaaaatttacaTTATATTTCCATATTAACTTTTTTGTTACTAATAAGAAAAGATATTTAtgatgtttatttatttgatcaaaagggatatatattttataaattaattcatCTAATGAATATTTATGAAATGTACCtacaatattaaaatattcctCACAATCGTatattgaattattttttttagatgtatttatttttatttttttactttttatttttttattttttattattttattttcttcttctatattattttgaatatataatatatcatcattcTTTATtctacacatatataaatttaaatatggaactatattaaaattattaatttttattataagataaatatggaaattaattaattcatTAAAATCACATAGATGTTGTGATATATCATGATTTATTCTTTCTATGTAAGTagtatgatttatatttacatttatatccTGTCCATGTTCATCAttctcttcttttttatcattcatatttatgGTGACCacaaattttaataaaacttTATTATTcaacatttctttttttaaagaaatctcttttttttgtaaaaacgACATAgacattttcatatatttctcAAAATATTCCTCAATTGTTATAAATGAACTACTTATCATATAAAACCTCTCaagattttttttcttttcatttatcCATTCAATGTAAAAATCATTATATTCAGGTCTTTttgtatacaaaataaaaaagtgttccttatttttttcaagacgtattttccttttcactattttattaaaaaaaaaataatttttataattattattatttaatacttGTTGTAAAAAGTTAGCACATGGTATAAAAGGAATAATATCCTCATTATGATCCCTCTCacctatttttttaaaaaacaaattgGAATCATAcatatcatttaaaaataatatttcttgctccttttgtttttttttttttcttgctTCAAATATTTGGCTagctgtttttttttttttttttttttctttcttcctCTTGTTCTTCTTTTTTCTGACTTGTTCAGAATTTTTTCCTTCTTgatcaaaattatatatatctttataattattatatttacacatTTGATGAGgaaaaaagtaaataaaaaaatccaaaaatttatttaagtTGACATTATCTTTTTCacattttatatcatcattttgtaTGTTAaaatttgtttctttttttttgttattttctgTTTGTTCTTCTTTGATTGATATGtaacaaattaatataacatatggACAATCATTTGGTAGTACTGACATATTAGGATCAGataaaatatgattattatccatattatcatttttggtttgattattttttcctttttttttgtctatatatatatgttgataAGATTTgggtataatatttttaacgCTGTTACTTTTATGTAGTGCTTTAAAAGGTTTCAATctatttttgatatattcatttaatgatattaattcaaatttgtttttattgaGATAAGAGAcgattttcttattttttaatgatgggtctatttttatttggtATTCTGATGAATAATTAAGGTTTATTAGTTCTAGGATTTTTTCAATTTCGTTGTCTTTAAAccatttataaatatctttattattctGATAAgtatgtttaatatatataaatatatatatatatatatatatatatatatatattaatgattaaaaattaaataatataatttttattatgttaattataatttaagaCTACATTACTTTTTAAGTCACatgatatttaatattatacacatatatatatatatatatatatatatatatacatatgtatataatttttgtttacctttttattatcttttttgagatgaatatttttagtattacttttatctgagtcatcattattttttattttttgaactTTATTTAGTTCGTTGcataatatatctttaataGATTGAATAACATGTTgtgtattttcatttattataatattgtattttttatgtgttaGTTCGTTATcgttatatatcattttaatatCATGATCATTTGTTGATATGGATGAtggtttaatatatttttcagaTGAATCTATATCAgttgtatttttaaaaagtggTACTAATTCAGCGTTAGAAATTTGAATATTTCCTtttgtgtttatatatttatatcccTTGAGtagatttttttctttttcttttttttgattaatTGTATGGTTAGACATTTGTATGTAGTTGTAAGGTTTTATGTCAGAACATTTTACGCTTATAAATTGTTTATCTTGAAAAGagcatattaaaaaataaaagaatggattattttttatagataAGGAATTATTTGATTGgttgtaaatatattgtttattattattgtctgttattttattgacatttctattattattattattctttttattattattattattattattattattattattattattctttttattattattagttgacttttctttttcatgtTGATTTAAAAGGACACattgaatataattatttttataattacttatgattttattaatattaaaggatgatttaataaatttaagaCCTGTTAACATTTCAATTATATGTAGgtgataatttttaaaatggaaaagatgaaaacatttatataatgctttaattaatatatgtgtCCATATTTCTTGTGTAAAAGTTGAATAACATGACAATATatgatcattttttttattataaggtagatataaatttataaatattaaataccatttattatttataaataatttgacaaaataataattaaatttattaattataggAAATGAATGAATAGTTTGTGgatatattaattcatataGATAAAAACCTTTaggtataataattttattttcttttataatatttaaacatgaataaaaatattttaaaaaattaatattttctttatatataatattaatatgtctatttataaaattattatatgtaacaATACatgtttcattttcttttaagtttttttcaatatttttatttaaacattcaatatatttttcatatatatctaaataattttcataagataatactttattatttattttaatatcatcaataagtttattattttttatactttgatgatcattattaaatatttttgatgACTTACTTGTATCATATTGGTagtttataatttctttattttcatcttgttttaatttttcactATCTGATTGTGaatcactttttttttctttatcatctaggtgtttaatattttttttatgtctatctttttttttttttataagatcATTATTGCTACAACACTCTTCACTACAATCTAATGAGATTGGTAGTTCTTTCCATTCGTCagcatatttataaaaatttcttattgattttatatgattatatgtttcattttttttataatatacataattatatgtattattatatgtattattatatatattatatatattatttattttattattacatgtattattttcttttgagTGCATTAACAACAGTTCTTCTTTTACATATTCCTTCCaaatttgaaatatatttttttggttAGCTTGAAActcaataattttatatgtattaaaaatatcCTTATccattatttgtatatataatatatgagctaaataaaaatttatatactaTTCATTAATACACtgttaattaatatatatattatattatattatatatatgtatattatatatatatatgtatattatatatatatatgtatatacatttatttatatattatatagatagatggatttaaaatatatgtaaatacatcataaaatatacatatatattatattatatatatattatttaatttatatgtattatattatgtatttataatttccttaatatttttattataattaatatataaaaataaaaaaaaataaaaaaaataaaaaaaataaaaaaaattatattgacATATTAAATCAAatgtgataatatatatatatatattttataaatatgaaaaaatttctacaaaatatttatatcattacgTTTTAATtcttattcctttttttttataataaaaatacatgtatttatttatgacatatttataagatatttttcatagtattacaattataatttatatttaaataaatatatatatatatatatatatatatataattgttagTCTAGTAGAGCgcaagatatatatattatcatttttattttattttattttgataagTATTAAAAAGAATGGCGAGAAATGTAGAAAAAGGAAAGTCTATGTTGAATCAATGGATTAAGGCAAAAGAAATACCTGACAAAAgagaattttttaaaatacccAAAAATATTGATGAGGTTGAAAATTTGGACGACGCCCTTaaatagtaaaaaaaaaaaaaaaaaaaatatacatatatataaatatatatatatatatataaatatatacatataattgtTATGTGTTTATGTGCTCAGTTTTATTGTGctatttcataattttttgtctttttaattatcatatatatatatatatatatatatatatatgtctatattttttaatttcttaatTATTTGATCGTTACACGATATTTATAGtcgaatatatataatcaaagAGATGTGTAAGAAGATAAAGGAAATCCAAAATCACAGTTTGAGTGATCAACATATTAGAGAATTGAATGACCAGATAAACAAactcatttttataaagaaCAAATGGGAAGCAAGAATAGTCCaggtatataaaaatataataaatatataaatatataaatatatatatatatatatatatatatatatatgtattcatttatttatattgtgtgtttataatgttttatttattctttattttttttttttagttggGAGGAAAGGATTACTCCAGGGAGTCTAACCTTTTAATAAGTGCACACTGtaagtataaaatatatatatatatatatatatttatatatatttggaatatttaataaataaatgatttttcataaaatttatttattataatatttatatgaatggACATATAACATATACCCTCAGATATgcttatacatatatattatatatatatataaatatatttatttatatgtgtgtatattttttttttttttttttttttttttttcagctAGCGAATTGAGGGGAAGTAACAACTACAAATATTTCGGAGCAGCGAAAAATTTGAAGGGTGTGAAGGAACTACTATTTAAAGAGAATGAAGATAAAAAGCAAATTAattcaaaaagaaaaaaggatGCAAGGAACTTCGAAAAGATTGTTAATATTCATTACTTCGGTTATTGTGATGATACAAATGAACATCTTGAACaacaagaaaataaaatgcagaaaaaattagaaaaaatggatttaaaaacattaaaaaaatataaacactaaaaaattataattaaggCAAAacatgaatataataaaaatataggatAAGCCACAAGGTATCTTTGACTGTTCATGCGCAGTGcctaaataaaaaaaaaatatatatatatataaataaatatatatatatatttatgtatattatataaataagatattctcatacaattatatatatatatattttgacatataaaataatataatataattatattattaccacTTCAAAAAATCGAGAAGCTGTTAAAGCTGAccataaaatacaaaaaaatgatatacaatatccttttttagatctacaaaaaaaaaggaaaatataatataatattatattatattatataatattaaatttaattatttttattttatcatccaattatttttatttttagtagttaattatttttttttttatcatctaattatttttatttttagtagttaattatttttttttttttatcatctaattatttttattttatcatctaattatttttattttatcattcaattatttttattttatcatttaattattttttttatttttttgatttaattattttctttttagtagttaattatttttttattactcaattattttaattattttattttattttattttattttattttatttttttgatttgaatttatatttttctttatttaagtAACTTCCTTAATTATTTAccttaaattaataataatagatattaatgataatatgactAAAGGTAATAGAGCATAACCAAGCATACTAATGGTTCTATATAAATCTACAGTTGAAttctataatataaaaaaatatatataaatatataaatatatatatatatatatatatatataaaaggtacataaaatatatatatgatttatcttttattttgttttatttattctcaCCTGACTCATCATATTAAgaagtaaatatatacttaagCTACTAACAATACcaatcaaataaatataactaaAAGAAGCTTTTCCAGcctaaataaataaataaataaattaatatatatatatatatgtttatatatatatgtttatatttatatgtccatatttatatgtccatatatatatatttatatatttatatattctttttatactagtaataaaataaatcctAAAGAAAGAACAATTATTAAAGGTCCAGACAAGTCTGAGTTCTCAAATAATGTATGATCAATTCTGAAAACGAGAATACACCaaacataaacataaacataaacatatatatatatttatttattttaatttttatgtaacTTGTTCGAATAAATATCATAAACATgatctattatatatattaaggtagaatatattacaaacaattaataattgattatataaaaaattatatatatatatatatatattttttttttttatgttacttataaaataaaaaaaccgATTTCATTCTTTTAGATATGAGATCAAAATTAATTCCCAGTTCTTCTAATAATGGTaattcttcttcattatcatcatttgttatatattttttattgatcATATTATCgttgatattatttttattgttcaTATGAAAACTGTTTGAAAATGGgtctttatttattgtattattatcatttatattttttgtatttccaAATGGATTAGTggtaattttattattattattatttatgaaattattatgtataacatttgtatctattttattaatcCCTTCAACATTTAAGTAGTCATTATTTTGAAAAGGGTTGTTAGG
It encodes the following:
- a CDS encoding pre-mRNA-splicing factor ISY1, putative; protein product: MARNVEKGKSMLNQWIKAKEIPDKREFFKIPKNIDEVENLDDALKYRIYIIKEMCKKIKEIQNHSLSDQHIRELNDQINKLIFIKNKWEARIVQLGGKDYSRESNLLISAHSSELRGSNNYKYFGAAKNLKGVKELLFKENEDKKQINSKRKKDARNFEKIVNIHYFGYCDDTNEHLEQQENKMQKKLEKMDLKTLKKYKH
- a CDS encoding Yip1 protein, putative, which translates into the protein MSYFNKKIMNRMNRNEGEPFFQNNNDNNNDNNNNNNNNNNNNNNNLYINKKNYDNNYNINNVNIPNNPFQNNDYLNVEGINKIDTNVIHNNFINNNNNKITTNPFGNTKNINDNNTINKDPFSNSFHMNNKNNINDNMINKKYITNDDNEEELPLLEELGINFDLISKRMKSVFLFYKIDHTLFENSDLSGPLIIVLSLGFILLLAGKASFSYIYLIGIVSSLSIYLLLNMMSQNSTVDLYRTISMLGYALLPLVILSLISIIINLRSKKGYCISFFCILWSALTASRFFEVALRMNSQRYLVAYPIFLLYSCFALIIIF